A portion of the Natrinema salaciae genome contains these proteins:
- a CDS encoding growth inhibitor, protein MKYERGDVVEAGDPFDESKPSRPFAIVNTAAHPFDGEQYVAVTLTTRTWYDETIPITDDDFLDGGLPKESYLVPWGVVSLSHDDILDWFGRVESEPLNDAVDRLVGYLRD, encoded by the coding sequence ATGAAATACGAGCGCGGAGACGTCGTCGAGGCCGGAGATCCGTTCGACGAATCGAAACCGAGTCGTCCGTTCGCGATCGTCAACACGGCCGCTCACCCGTTCGACGGGGAACAGTACGTCGCAGTCACGTTGACGACGCGAACGTGGTACGACGAGACGATCCCGATCACTGACGACGACTTCCTCGATGGCGGATTGCCGAAGGAGAGCTATCTCGTCCCTTGGGGAGTCGTCTCACTGTCTCACGACGATATTCTCGACTGGTTCGGGCGAGTTGAATCCGAGCCGTTAAACGACGCAGTCGACCGACTCGTCGGCTATCTGCGGGACTGA
- a CDS encoding helix-turn-helix domain-containing protein gives MPIDIDTFERETEFEEERTQAERVFSFLVSNDDKAFRRGEIADSTGIEPNAVSAVLSRLKERNLVRHKPPYWAAGDPDRIRSATDLSRSLDSLNEQLGTEEMDAWREAGADEQHPGERGTDGK, from the coding sequence ATGCCGATCGATATCGACACCTTCGAACGGGAGACGGAGTTCGAAGAGGAACGAACCCAAGCGGAGCGAGTGTTCTCTTTTCTCGTTTCGAACGACGATAAGGCGTTCAGACGGGGGGAGATCGCCGATTCGACAGGGATCGAACCGAACGCCGTCAGTGCGGTACTGAGCCGATTGAAGGAGCGAAATTTGGTGCGACACAAGCCGCCGTACTGGGCGGCCGGTGATCCGGACCGAATCCGGTCCGCCACCGACTTGAGCCGCAGCCTCGACTCGCTCAACGAGCAACTCGGTACGGAAGAGATGGACGCGTGGCGCGAGGCGGGTGCTGACGAGCAACATCCGGGTGAGCGGGGGACTGACGGCAAATGA
- a CDS encoding coenzyme F420-0:L-glutamate ligase — protein MELNGVADLPEIRPGDDIAALVADRAALEPGDVLTVASTIVSKAEGRTADLEDYPVSGRAQEIADRIADLAGEEKDPRFAQAVLEESTELLIDAPFLLTETRFGHICVNAGIDRSNVPDHDLLLLPKRPAESAERIRTGLEQQGIEDVAVIVTDTCGRPFRHGQRGVALGWAGMPASRDWRGELDRDGHELGVTVQSVVDELAAAANLVTGEAAAGTPAVVVREWEFGDLEGSDELFRSVEDDLVRQALREWRVDG, from the coding sequence ATGGAACTCAACGGCGTGGCGGATCTGCCCGAGATCCGCCCCGGCGACGACATCGCCGCGCTCGTCGCGGATCGGGCCGCCCTCGAGCCGGGCGACGTGCTCACGGTCGCGAGCACCATCGTCTCGAAGGCCGAGGGTCGCACGGCCGACCTCGAGGACTACCCGGTCAGCGGCCGCGCACAGGAGATCGCCGACCGCATCGCGGACCTGGCCGGCGAGGAGAAAGACCCGCGGTTCGCACAGGCCGTGCTCGAGGAGAGCACGGAACTGCTGATCGACGCCCCGTTCCTGCTGACCGAGACGAGGTTCGGTCACATCTGCGTCAACGCGGGGATCGACCGCTCGAACGTGCCCGACCACGACCTGCTGCTCCTGCCGAAACGACCGGCCGAAAGCGCCGAGCGGATTCGCACGGGGCTCGAGCAACAGGGGATCGAGGACGTCGCGGTGATCGTCACCGACACCTGCGGCCGCCCGTTCCGCCACGGGCAGCGCGGCGTCGCGCTCGGCTGGGCCGGGATGCCCGCGAGCCGCGACTGGCGGGGCGAACTCGACCGGGACGGCCACGAACTCGGCGTCACCGTCCAGTCGGTCGTCGACGAACTGGCCGCCGCCGCGAACCTCGTCACCGGCGAAGCCGCCGCCGGGACGCCCGCCGTGGTCGTCCGAGAGTGGGAGTTCGGCGACCTCGAGGGCAGCGACGAACTCTTTCGATCCGTGGAGGACGACCTCGTCCGGCAGGCGCTGCGGGAGTGGAGGGTCGACGGATGA
- a CDS encoding 5,10-methylenetetrahydromethanopterin reductase: MTDQTPSSGEPTWGIELTPEHPPDRVADLAALAEDEGFDVAFASSHYFNRDPFVVCSRMADATDAIRLGPGVVNPYETHPVKLAAQTATIDEISGGRGVFGVGAGDRSSLSNLGIDRDRPLRRVLETFDLARALWDGETITHEGTFTARDAALNLEPPSDRIPVYVGAQGPHMLRMSAKHADGVLVNAAHPRDLEWAADQLEQGVAERPDERGAFESLAFASVSVAGDETAAREAARPPVAFIVGGAAEPVLERHEIDREAASAVSDALERGDLTEAFGRVTPAMIDAFCIAGTTATVADRFAAALEHVDGIVVGSPLGPDLEDAVERASEALVRASGV; this comes from the coding sequence ATGACCGATCAGACACCCTCGAGCGGCGAACCGACCTGGGGCATCGAACTCACCCCCGAGCATCCGCCGGACCGGGTCGCCGATCTGGCCGCGCTCGCCGAGGACGAGGGGTTCGACGTCGCGTTCGCGAGCAGCCACTACTTCAACCGCGACCCGTTCGTCGTCTGCTCGCGGATGGCCGACGCGACCGACGCCATTCGGCTGGGACCGGGCGTCGTCAACCCCTACGAAACCCACCCCGTGAAACTCGCCGCCCAGACGGCGACGATTGACGAGATCAGCGGTGGACGGGGAGTCTTCGGCGTCGGTGCCGGCGACCGCTCCTCCCTGTCGAACCTCGGAATCGATCGCGACAGACCGCTGCGACGCGTCCTCGAGACGTTCGACCTCGCCCGTGCGCTCTGGGACGGCGAGACGATCACGCACGAGGGCACCTTCACCGCGCGGGACGCGGCGCTCAACCTCGAGCCGCCGTCCGACCGGATTCCGGTCTACGTCGGTGCGCAAGGACCGCACATGCTCCGGATGAGCGCGAAACACGCCGACGGCGTACTCGTCAACGCCGCTCATCCGCGGGACCTCGAGTGGGCGGCCGACCAGCTCGAGCAGGGCGTCGCCGAGCGACCGGACGAGCGCGGCGCGTTCGAGTCGCTCGCCTTCGCGAGCGTCAGCGTCGCCGGCGACGAGACCGCGGCGCGCGAGGCGGCCCGACCGCCCGTCGCGTTCATCGTCGGCGGGGCCGCGGAGCCGGTCCTCGAGCGACACGAGATCGATCGCGAGGCGGCGAGCGCGGTCAGCGACGCGCTCGAGCGGGGCGACCTCACCGAGGCCTTCGGCCGCGTGACGCCCGCGATGATCGACGCGTTCTGTATCGCGGGGACGACGGCGACCGTCGCGGATCGGTTCGCCGCGGCCCTCGAGCACGTCGACGGGATCGTCGTCGGCTCGCCGCTCGGCCCGGACCTCGAGGACGCGGTGGAGCGAGCGAGCGAAGCGCTCGTTCGGGCGAGCGGGGTGTGA
- a CDS encoding DUF7573 domain-containing protein codes for MTDDATLSDFASDDSAAGDSAVDDSSVDGGDGTDSPDGRGPASADDATDDPATADEPRGTPGDSGVSTYAWGEYACSRCDRAVDRVWRADGSLVCPDCKEW; via the coding sequence GTGACCGACGACGCGACGCTCTCGGACTTCGCTTCCGACGACTCCGCCGCCGGCGATTCGGCCGTCGACGACTCGAGTGTCGACGGCGGCGACGGAACCGACTCCCCGGACGGCCGCGGCCCGGCATCCGCGGACGACGCGACCGACGATCCCGCGACAGCCGACGAGCCCCGCGGGACGCCCGGCGATTCGGGAGTCTCCACGTACGCGTGGGGCGAGTACGCCTGCAGTCGGTGCGATCGCGCGGTCGACCGCGTCTGGCGGGCCGACGGCAGTCTGGTCTGTCCCGACTGTAAAGAGTGGTAA
- a CDS encoding cold-shock protein, whose protein sequence is MAKGTVAFFNDTGGYGFIETDDADEDVFFHMEDIGGPDLEEGQELEFDIEEAEKGPRATNVERL, encoded by the coding sequence ATGGCGAAAGGTACGGTCGCATTCTTCAACGACACTGGCGGTTACGGCTTCATCGAGACTGACGACGCGGACGAGGACGTGTTCTTCCACATGGAGGACATCGGCGGTCCTGACCTCGAGGAGGGGCAGGAACTCGAGTTCGACATCGAGGAGGCCGAGAAAGGGCCACGCGCGACCAACGTCGAGCGGCTCTAG
- a CDS encoding AAA family ATPase codes for MTDANPIPEASTEQTADGDSLQISTVEQLCADIEANVSRVIVGHEDVIEHVITAVLGRGHVLLDDVPGVGKTMLARSIARSVDCSFSRVQFTPDLLPTDVTGVNVFNQKSREFEFQSGPVFGNIVLGDEINRAPPKTQAALLEAMEEEQVTVDGTTRDLPNPFTVIATQNAVEPNQTYDLPFAEVDRFMKKLHLGYPDPDEEAELLGRTVGDHPIESLEPVTDRETLVAARETVSAVQVARPVREYATRLVAYTRENAHIGVSPRGTISLLRAAQARAVTNGREYVIPDDVQVEAPAVLSHRIKTSGRDRDGTAVVEDALEHIAVE; via the coding sequence ATGACCGATGCCAATCCGATACCGGAAGCGAGTACCGAACAGACCGCCGACGGTGATTCCCTCCAGATTTCGACAGTCGAACAGTTGTGCGCCGACATCGAGGCGAACGTCTCGCGCGTGATCGTCGGCCACGAGGACGTGATCGAGCACGTCATTACCGCCGTTCTCGGGCGCGGACACGTCCTGCTCGACGACGTCCCTGGCGTCGGCAAGACCATGCTCGCGCGCTCGATCGCCAGATCCGTCGACTGTTCGTTCAGCCGCGTCCAGTTCACGCCCGACCTCCTGCCGACCGACGTCACCGGCGTGAACGTCTTCAACCAGAAATCCCGCGAGTTCGAGTTCCAGTCCGGTCCCGTCTTCGGCAACATCGTCCTGGGCGACGAGATCAACCGCGCCCCGCCGAAGACCCAGGCCGCCCTGCTCGAGGCCATGGAGGAGGAGCAGGTCACCGTCGACGGGACGACGCGCGACCTCCCGAACCCCTTTACCGTCATCGCGACGCAGAACGCCGTCGAGCCGAACCAGACCTACGACCTGCCCTTCGCGGAGGTCGACCGGTTCATGAAGAAACTCCACCTCGGCTATCCCGACCCCGACGAGGAGGCCGAACTGCTCGGTCGCACGGTCGGCGACCACCCCATCGAGTCGCTCGAGCCGGTGACCGACCGCGAAACGCTCGTCGCCGCCCGCGAGACCGTCTCGGCGGTGCAGGTCGCGAGACCGGTCCGAGAGTACGCGACGCGGCTCGTGGCGTACACCCGGGAGAACGCTCACATCGGCGTGAGCCCCCGCGGGACGATTTCGTTACTCAGAGCGGCGCAGGCCCGTGCCGTTACGAACGGTCGGGAGTACGTCATTCCGGACGACGTGCAAGTCGAAGCGCCGGCCGTCCTGAGCCACCGGATCAAGACGAGCGGGCGCGACCGGGACGGCACCGCGGTCGTCGAGGACGCGCTCGAGCACATCGCCGTCGAATGA
- a CDS encoding DUF58 domain-containing protein, with protein sequence MRLTRRGWAVVTVVCGAVLLSWQFGPRALNAVVVPLVVVLLAGLVTAGRTTRPRVTRHSVAEGFIGEERRVEIAISTDRAVAATVTDAVGDGLSATTDPVIETTLDGDETVAYDVRLERRGERRVGPLSITVTDVVGLVERRFEYEASTPVLVYPRVRDLGRGPATDIQALAGVADRHVHDEFDHLREYRRGDPLRDVHWKSAAKRPTDDLVVTEYADDEEVGAVTVAAECRSDRDDEMASAAASVATYLLELGATVGLVVPDGTLPPESGRNHHRELLGLLAVTTPGELETQTKRDADVLVRTDADGTTVVVDDRDLPFDRLCGRGRRRSARDEQGESASERDGRADRETDSRRGTAA encoded by the coding sequence ATGAGACTCACGCGCCGCGGTTGGGCCGTCGTTACCGTCGTCTGCGGGGCCGTCCTGCTGAGCTGGCAGTTCGGCCCGCGAGCGCTGAACGCCGTCGTCGTCCCGCTGGTCGTCGTCCTCCTCGCCGGACTGGTCACGGCCGGGCGGACAACCCGCCCGCGCGTCACCCGCCATTCCGTCGCCGAGGGCTTCATCGGTGAGGAGCGGCGGGTCGAGATCGCGATTTCGACCGATCGAGCCGTCGCCGCGACCGTGACCGATGCCGTCGGCGACGGGCTGTCGGCGACCACGGACCCGGTCATCGAAACCACGCTCGACGGCGACGAGACGGTCGCGTACGACGTCCGACTCGAGCGACGAGGCGAACGGCGGGTCGGTCCGCTGTCGATCACCGTGACGGACGTCGTCGGCCTCGTCGAACGGCGATTCGAGTACGAGGCGTCGACGCCCGTTCTCGTCTATCCCCGCGTTCGCGACCTGGGACGCGGGCCCGCCACCGACATCCAGGCACTCGCCGGCGTTGCGGATCGCCACGTTCACGACGAGTTCGACCACCTCCGGGAGTACCGCCGCGGCGATCCGCTGCGCGACGTTCACTGGAAGAGTGCGGCCAAACGCCCCACCGACGACCTGGTCGTCACGGAGTACGCCGACGACGAGGAGGTGGGGGCCGTCACGGTCGCTGCCGAGTGTCGCTCCGACCGCGACGACGAGATGGCGTCGGCCGCCGCCAGCGTCGCGACGTATCTACTCGAGTTGGGTGCCACGGTCGGGCTCGTCGTTCCCGACGGGACGCTGCCGCCGGAGTCCGGCCGAAACCACCACCGCGAGCTCCTGGGGCTGTTGGCCGTCACCACGCCCGGCGAACTCGAAACGCAGACGAAACGGGACGCTGACGTCCTCGTTCGAACCGATGCGGACGGGACGACGGTCGTCGTCGACGACCGCGACCTGCCCTTCGATCGACTCTGCGGTCGCGGACGACGTCGATCGGCACGGGACGAACAGGGCGAATCCGCAAGCGAGCGCGACGGCCGAGCCGACCGCGAGACCGATAGTCGACGGGGGACGGCCGCATGA